The Mangrovibacterium diazotrophicum DNA window AGCGCTTGGCTTTTCCTTCGCCAACTCCCTGGATATTCTTCAACTCATCGATAGTTATGGGATATTGAATGGACATGTCAGACAAGGACGGGTCCTGGAAGATCACAAACGGAGGCAAGCTCAGTTTTTTGGCAACCTTTTTCCGAAGATCTTTCAGTGCCTCAAACAACTCGGGATCGCCAGCTGAACCGGACGACGGACCTGAAACTGTATTGTACTCTTCTTCCAGCTCGGTGTAATTGTGGTTCCGAACCAACAAGAAAGGCTGAGGTTTCTCGATAAACTCGAGCCCTTTGGGCGTGAGTTTTAATAATCCGTAATTCTCAATATCCTTGCTAATCAACCCAGCAATCATACTCTGACGAAATACGGCATTCCAGAAACTGTGGCTGTGATCGTCGCCATTCCCATAAGCTTTCAGTTCATCATGATGAAACGACTTAATCGCAGCTGTCATCTTCCCGGTTAAAATATCCGAGATGTGCTCCGCCTTGTACTTTTCTTTGACTTCCTGAATTGCTAATAAAGCGCGATGCACTTCATCCTGCGCCTGCACCTGCTCCTTCGGATTCAAACAGTTGTCGCAATTACCACAAGGTTCATCGAGTGTTTCGCCAAAATAATTCAGCAGAATGATCCGGCGGCAAATCGCAGACTCGGCGTAAGAAGCAGTATCCAGCAACAACTGGCGACCGATTTCCTGTTCTGCCACCGGCTTTCCCTGCATAAATTTCTCCAGTTTCTGGATGTCTTTATAAGAATAGAAAACCAAACATTGTCCTTCGCCGCCATCGCGCCCGGCACGCCCAGTTTCCTGGTAGTAACCTTCCAAGCTTTTCGGAATATCGTAGTGAATCACGAATCGAACATCCGGTTTGTCAATTCCCATCCCGAATGCAATTGTTGCGACGATCACGTCAACTTCTTCCATCAGGAATTTATCCTGGTTACCGCTACGGGTTGCCGAATCCATACCGGCATGGTAGGCCAACGCACGAATGCCGTTGACAGTGAGTAATTCCGCCAATTCTTCAACCTTCTTGCGACTCAAACAATAAATGATACCGCTCTTCCCTTCATTTTCTTTAATGAAGCGAATGATCTGTGCCTCCGGCTTCGCCTTTGGCTTAATCGCGTAGTACAGGTTCGGACGATTGAAGGACGCTTTGAAAACGTTCGCGCCCAACATACCGAGGTTCTTTTGAATATCGTGCTGAACTTTAGCTGTTGCTGTTGCCGTTAAAGCTATAATCGGAGCGGCACCGATATCCTGAATAATGGGACGGATTCGGCGGTATTCCGGTCGAAAATCGTGTCCCCATTCGGAGATACAGTGAGCTTCGTCAATGGCATAAAATGAAATCGTCACTGACTTTAAAAAGTCAACGTTTTCCTGTTTCGTCAATGATTCCGGCGCAACATACAACAACTTTGTTTTCCCATTCGTCACATCATCCTTCACCTGCTGCACCGCTTGTTTCGAAAGCGATGAATTGAGGAAATGCGCAATCCCGTCATCCGTTCCAAAACTCCGAATCGAATCCACCTGATTCTTCATCAAAGCAATTAGCGGAGATATAATGATTGCGGTTCCATCCATTATTAAAGCCGGCAGTTGGTAGCATAACGATTTACCACCTCCGGTTGGCATTAAAACAAAAGTGTCTTTTCCATCCAAAACACTTTTGATTACCTCTTCCTGCTGACCTTTAAAACGATCAAAACCAAAGTATTTCTGGAGTTGATCGGTCAATGTGAGATTATTCTCCATAAAGCCAATAAAATTTTGATCTCCTTAATCACGCGTTTTTTATGCGAAATCTAAGATAGCTAAAAACATTTTCATATCGCAACGATATTTTTGAAATTAAGGTGTTTTCACAAGGCTTTCGAAATTTTAAGTTTTTGCTTTTGGGTACTATTCTGAATATAAAACTATATTTGTTCCCGTTTGCCTGCGCGATATCAGGCAACTAAAATTCAACCCATTTGCGCAATATGGCCGAAGAGCAAAGCACCAAAAAAAGAGTCAAGGAAAAAGTGGAAGAAGTTGAGATGTCCTTCCTGGAACACCTGGAAGTTTTGCGCTGGCACCTGATCCGGGCATTCGCATCCATCTTCATTTTTTCGATTCTGGCTTTCATTAATAAGGATATCATTTTCGATAAAATAATTATGAGTCCCAAGATGCCGGACTTCTGGACCAACCGGATGTTTGCCAAGTTGGCTGACTTCACCGGAGCCGATTCACTAAGAATAAACACGACGGAACTCAAACTTATCAGTATTTCGATGGCCGGCCAATTCATGACGCACATCTGGACCTCGATTATTGCAGGCGTAATTATTGCCGCGCCCTATGTGATTTGGGAATTCTGGCGATTTATAAAACCGGCTTTGTACGACACCGAACGCAAACACTCGGTAGGTGCCGTTTTCTATATGACATTCTTATTTCTGACCGGCGTGCTGTTCGGATACTATTTAATAGTACCGTTGTCTGTTCACTTTTTGGGTTCCTACTCCATCAGCGGGGAAGTTGCCAACCAGATTAATGTACTGTCCTACATCAGTACCGTTTCATCTATCACCATCGCTAGTGGTGTTATTTTTGAATTGCCCGTTTTCGTGTATTTTCTGAGCAAAGTGGGCATACTGTCTCCGCAATTGATGAAAAAATACCGGAGACACGCCTACGTACTGCTGCTGATTATTTCAGCAATTATTACTCCGCCGGATGTTTTCAGCCAAATTATGGTTTGCTTACCTTTGGTATTCCTTTATGAAGTAGGAATTATTATATCGAAACGCGTGCAGAAAAAAGCCAATGCTGCGATGAATGCAGCTTAAGCGAAAAGCAATGAAATTAAAGCTATGAAATTAAGAGCCGATAATATTGTCAAGAAATATAAAAAGAGGACCGTTGTAAAAGGTGTCTCTTTCGAAGTTAACCAAGGTGAAATCGTTGGACTTCTTGGCCCTAACGGAGCCGGGAAAACCACTTCATTCTACATGATCGTCGGATTGGTTCAGCCTTTGAGCGGACACGTTTACCTCGACGATCTGGATATTACCGACATGCCCGTTTACAAACGTGCACAAAAAGGAATCGGCTACCTGGCACAGGAAGCATCGGTATTTCGCAAGCTTAGTATCGAAGATAACCTGCGCGCTGTTTTAGAGATGACTAAATTGACGAAAGCGGCGCAAAATGAAAAAATTGAATCGTTACTCGAGGAATTCCGTCTGACACACATTCGAAAAAGTAAAGGTTACCAGCTTTCAGGTGGTGAACGGCGTCGCTGCGAAATTGCACGTGCACTCGCCATCAACCCGAAATTTGTATTGCTCGATGAGCCTTTTGCCGGCGTTGACCCCATCGCGGTAGAAGATATCCAGGAAATTGTACGCACCCTGGTCGAAAAAAACATTGGTGTTTTGATTACCGACCACAACGTACACGAAACTTTGTCGATCACCGACCGCTCATACCTGTTGTTCGAAGGATCGATCCTAAAGGCCGGAACAGCAGAGGATTTGGCGAATGACGAAGATGTTCGACGGGTCTACCTGGGGCAGAATTTCACCCTGCGTTAAACCCGCAAACTAAAAAATATCCCAAAGAAGTTTTATTTCTCTTTGCAGATGTAAAAATAATGATTTACATTTGCGCCTCGATTAGCGGACGTGGCGGAATTGGTAGACGCGCTAGACTTAGGATCTAGTGTCTTACGGCGTGGGGGTTCGAGTCCCTTCGTCCGCACAAAAGAAAAGCTCAACCGCTATGCTTGGTTCTCAATCAAGCATGCGGTTTTTATTGATTTAAGACGTTGGTTAACGACCGACTTTCAACGGTAACTAATTGGTTATCCGTTCTTTTTCCAAAAAATTAAGTGGAACTTTTATGAATATTACAAAAGAAAACATCAACGAGCTAACAGCTACAATTACCGTTAAAATTGATAAAAATGATTACGAAGCAACGGTAAATGACGTTTTAAAAGACTACCGCAAAAAGGCAAACATGCCTGGTTTCCGTCCTGGTAAAGTTCCTGCAGGATTGGTTAAGAAAATGTACGGAAAAGCCATCCTGGCCGACGAGGTCAACAAAATGCTTTCAAACAAACTGTCACAATATATCGTTGACGAAAAACTTAATATTTTAGGAGAACCTCTTCCAAACGAAGAAAAACAACCTAAAATCGATTGGGAAACAACTGAAGATTTCGAATTCGTTTTCGACATCGCTGTTGCTCCTGAAATCGAAGTTAAACTGGACAAACGCAAAAAGTTTGTTTACTACAACATCGAAGTAGATGCTGATATGGTAAGCAAACAAATCGAATCATATACAAGCCGTTTCGGTCAAAACGAAGCTGCAGAAGTTGCGGGCGAAAAAGACACCTTACGTGGTGATTTCGTTCAACTGGATGCAGAAGGCAACGAACTGGAAGATGGAATCAAAGCTGAAAAAGTTGTGATCGCTATCGACCTGATGAAAGACGAAGCTGTTAAAAACGAAGCGATCGGTAAAAAAGCAGGCGACGTTTTGGTTTTCGACCCGGTAGCTGTTTACGAAAGCAAACACGAAGTTGGTCACATGCTGAACCTTTCACACGAAGAAGCTGAAAACATTGAAGGAAACTTCAAATTCACGATCGAAGAAGTGTTGAGCTTCAAAGAAGCTGAGATTAACGAAGATCTGTTCAAAAAAGCTTTCGGCGAAGAAACTGAAGTGAAAACTGAAGAAGAATTCCGCGCGAAACTGCAATCAGAATTAGAAGAAAACTTCAAATACTCAAGCGACTACAAATTCGCTTTGGATAGCCGCGACGCATTGGTTGAAAAAACAGCCATTGAACTTCCGGAAGAATTCCTGAAACGTTGGTTGAAATTAACAAACGAGGAATTAACTGACGAGCAAATCGACGCTGATTTCGACAACTTCATGCAAGACCTGCGCTGGCAGTTGATCAAAGATCGTTTGATTAAAGACAACGAGCTTAAAATTGAAGAAGGCGAAATCAAAGAATTGGCAAAACGAGTTGCTGCAATGCAATTTAGCCAGTACGGAATGCACAATGTGCCTGACGAACACCTGGAAAACTACGCCGGACACATTCTTCAAAACGAAGAAGAACGCAAGCGTTTAGCCAACAAAGCAATCGAAGACAAAATTCTGGAAGTCATTAAATCAAAAGTAACCTTGGATGAAAAACCAATTAGTTACGATGAATTTAACAAATTGCTTGAAAAGTAGTCCCCGACAATAGGGCAAAAGCATATTTTTTTAACTTTGTAAAAGTCGGTTCTCGTGCGCTTTCCAAAAGGTGGATGAGTTTGATGAAACCGATTTTTACAAAGTTTTTTTTTAACTGGAGGACAACAAATGAACGACGCAAAAGAATTCCAAAAATATGCTACCAAACACAAGGGTATCAGCAGTTTAACTATGCATCGATATGATTCGATCTTTACAAATAGCCTGACCCCTTATATCATTGAAGAACGCCAACTGAATGTAGCATCAATGGATGTTTTCTCTCGTTTGATGATGGATCGCATCATTTTCCTGGGAACACCAATTGACGATTACGTGGCGAATATCATCCAAGCCCAGCTATTATTTATGGAATCGACCGATCCGACCAAGGATATTCAAATTTATTTTAATACTCCCGGAGGATCTGTTCATGCCGGTTTAGGCATTTACGATACCATGCAATATATCAACCCGGATATTGCTACAATCTGTACAGGTATGGCAGCATCAATGGGTGCAGTCCTTTTGACTGCCGGTGCTGAAGGGAAACGCTCGGCCCTGAAACACTCTCGCGTGATGATTCACCAACCAATGGGTGGCGCACAGGGACAAGCATCCGACATTGAGATCACTGCGCGTGAGATCTTGAAATTGAAAAAAGAATTATACGACATTATCGCCAAACATGCTCATAAATCATTTGATGAAGTAGAACGCGATGCGGACCGTGACTACTGGATGACTTCAGAAGAAGCGAAGGAATACGGCATGATCGATGAGATTTTGGTGAGAAGCTAAAGCATTTGACAAAGGAGAATAAATAGTATGGATAAATGTTCTTTTTGCGGACGGGAGAAAAAAGATGTCAACCTGTTGATTGCAGGAATGGAAGGTCACATTTGTGACCGCTGTATTGAGCAGGCTTACGCCATCGTTGAAGAAGAATTCAAAACAGATACGGAATTTGATCTCACGGGCGTCAAACTCCTGAAACCAAAAGAAATTAAAGAGTTTCTGGATCAATATGTCATTGGGCAAGACCAAGCCAAAAAGATCCTTTCTGTAGCCGTTTACAACCACTACAAACGTTTGAATCAAAAGATTCAGACGGACGAAACTGAGATTGAAAAATCAAATATCATTTTGGTTGGACAAACCGGTACCGGCAAAACTTTGCTGGCTCGCACAATCGCAAAAATGCTTCACGTTCCTTTCACCATCGTTGATGCAACGGTTTTGACCGAAGCGGGTTACGTAGGTGAAGACGTGGAAAGTTTGCTGACTCGTTTGTTGCAGGCAGCCGACTACAACGTGGAAGCTGCAGAGCGCGGTATTGTGTTCATCGACGAAATCGACAAAATCGCCCGCAAAGGAGACAATCCTTCTATCACCCGCGACGTGTCCGGCGAAGGTGTTCAACAAGGTTTGCTGAAGTTGCTGGAAGGTTCGGTAGTGAATGTTCCGCCACAAGGTGGACGTAAACACCCGGAACAAAAAATGATCGCTGTGAATACAAAGAATATTCTTTTCATTTGCGGCGGCGCATTTGACGGTATCGAGAAGAAGATTGCCAACCGGATGAACACCAAAGTAGTTGG harbors:
- the recQ gene encoding DNA helicase RecQ — translated: MENNLTLTDQLQKYFGFDRFKGQQEEVIKSVLDGKDTFVLMPTGGGKSLCYQLPALIMDGTAIIISPLIALMKNQVDSIRSFGTDDGIAHFLNSSLSKQAVQQVKDDVTNGKTKLLYVAPESLTKQENVDFLKSVTISFYAIDEAHCISEWGHDFRPEYRRIRPIIQDIGAAPIIALTATATAKVQHDIQKNLGMLGANVFKASFNRPNLYYAIKPKAKPEAQIIRFIKENEGKSGIIYCLSRKKVEELAELLTVNGIRALAYHAGMDSATRSGNQDKFLMEEVDVIVATIAFGMGIDKPDVRFVIHYDIPKSLEGYYQETGRAGRDGGEGQCLVFYSYKDIQKLEKFMQGKPVAEQEIGRQLLLDTASYAESAICRRIILLNYFGETLDEPCGNCDNCLNPKEQVQAQDEVHRALLAIQEVKEKYKAEHISDILTGKMTAAIKSFHHDELKAYGNGDDHSHSFWNAVFRQSMIAGLISKDIENYGLLKLTPKGLEFIEKPQPFLLVRNHNYTELEEEYNTVSGPSSGSAGDPELFEALKDLRKKVAKKLSLPPFVIFQDPSLSDMSIQYPITIDELKNIQGVGEGKAKRYGKEFVELIANYVEDNSIERAQDMVVKTVANKSKTKVEIIQAIDRKMSLEDIADSKSIDMNELIGEIEAIVNSGTKINIDYYINELMDEDHQDEVYEYFREAEDDSIQAALDELGEDDYSEEDIRLMRIKFMSEMGN
- the clpX gene encoding ATP-dependent Clp protease ATP-binding subunit ClpX is translated as MDKCSFCGREKKDVNLLIAGMEGHICDRCIEQAYAIVEEEFKTDTEFDLTGVKLLKPKEIKEFLDQYVIGQDQAKKILSVAVYNHYKRLNQKIQTDETEIEKSNIILVGQTGTGKTLLARTIAKMLHVPFTIVDATVLTEAGYVGEDVESLLTRLLQAADYNVEAAERGIVFIDEIDKIARKGDNPSITRDVSGEGVQQGLLKLLEGSVVNVPPQGGRKHPEQKMIAVNTKNILFICGGAFDGIEKKIANRMNTKVVGYGAQKKLDKVDKENMLQYVAPQDLKSFGLIPEIIGRLPVLTYLKPLDREALRNILTEPKNSLIKQYVKLFDLDGIELSFDEDALEYIVDKAVEFNLGARGLRSICENIMIDAMYDSPSDGVKALSISREYAESKFDTEDHHRLKAS
- the clpP gene encoding ATP-dependent Clp endopeptidase proteolytic subunit ClpP, which gives rise to MNDAKEFQKYATKHKGISSLTMHRYDSIFTNSLTPYIIEERQLNVASMDVFSRLMMDRIIFLGTPIDDYVANIIQAQLLFMESTDPTKDIQIYFNTPGGSVHAGLGIYDTMQYINPDIATICTGMAASMGAVLLTAGAEGKRSALKHSRVMIHQPMGGAQGQASDIEITAREILKLKKELYDIIAKHAHKSFDEVERDADRDYWMTSEEAKEYGMIDEILVRS
- the tatC gene encoding twin-arginine translocase subunit TatC, whose translation is MAEEQSTKKRVKEKVEEVEMSFLEHLEVLRWHLIRAFASIFIFSILAFINKDIIFDKIIMSPKMPDFWTNRMFAKLADFTGADSLRINTTELKLISISMAGQFMTHIWTSIIAGVIIAAPYVIWEFWRFIKPALYDTERKHSVGAVFYMTFLFLTGVLFGYYLIVPLSVHFLGSYSISGEVANQINVLSYISTVSSITIASGVIFELPVFVYFLSKVGILSPQLMKKYRRHAYVLLLIISAIITPPDVFSQIMVCLPLVFLYEVGIIISKRVQKKANAAMNAA
- the lptB gene encoding LPS export ABC transporter ATP-binding protein — protein: MKLRADNIVKKYKKRTVVKGVSFEVNQGEIVGLLGPNGAGKTTSFYMIVGLVQPLSGHVYLDDLDITDMPVYKRAQKGIGYLAQEASVFRKLSIEDNLRAVLEMTKLTKAAQNEKIESLLEEFRLTHIRKSKGYQLSGGERRRCEIARALAINPKFVLLDEPFAGVDPIAVEDIQEIVRTLVEKNIGVLITDHNVHETLSITDRSYLLFEGSILKAGTAEDLANDEDVRRVYLGQNFTLR
- the tig gene encoding trigger factor; amino-acid sequence: MNITKENINELTATITVKIDKNDYEATVNDVLKDYRKKANMPGFRPGKVPAGLVKKMYGKAILADEVNKMLSNKLSQYIVDEKLNILGEPLPNEEKQPKIDWETTEDFEFVFDIAVAPEIEVKLDKRKKFVYYNIEVDADMVSKQIESYTSRFGQNEAAEVAGEKDTLRGDFVQLDAEGNELEDGIKAEKVVIAIDLMKDEAVKNEAIGKKAGDVLVFDPVAVYESKHEVGHMLNLSHEEAENIEGNFKFTIEEVLSFKEAEINEDLFKKAFGEETEVKTEEEFRAKLQSELEENFKYSSDYKFALDSRDALVEKTAIELPEEFLKRWLKLTNEELTDEQIDADFDNFMQDLRWQLIKDRLIKDNELKIEEGEIKELAKRVAAMQFSQYGMHNVPDEHLENYAGHILQNEEERKRLANKAIEDKILEVIKSKVTLDEKPISYDEFNKLLEK